One window of the Roseovarius sp. THAF9 genome contains the following:
- a CDS encoding catalase yields the protein MTKRKTLTTTSGSPYTTNETSRTAGARGPVMLEDHQLIEKLAHQNRERIPERVVHAKGWGLQGTFTVTKDITKYSCAKLFSEVGKQTEVLSRWSTVAGESGAADAERDVRGFSLKFYTEDGNWDMVGNNTPIFFIRDGYKFPDFIRTQKRHPKTNLRSPEAMFDFWSAQPESVHQVTILMSDRGIPRSPAHMNGYGSHTFSMWTDKGERHWVKFHFRTHQGHETLSDAKAAEIIGHTRESYQEELWHMIEDGNHPKWTLFIQVMTEEQALETEFNPFDLTKVWPHDDFPLIEVGELEMHTFPENYFQLVENAAYSPNNVVPGIGFSPDKMLQARLFAYADAHRYRLGTHYEALPANAPKNADVRHYHKDGAMRFFTNDFGNPNAYYEPNQYDGPVADESAEEPPLRIDPEAVVGRFKQAESDVDYVQPRKLYAEVLSDAERDRLHKNMAGGMAPVSEDVKERWLAVLKKVHPDYEAGVRKALESGNHGEPSLPVTDDTPVEAAE from the coding sequence ATGACCAAACGCAAGACACTGACCACCACGTCAGGCAGCCCCTACACCACCAACGAGACCTCGCGCACGGCCGGTGCGCGGGGTCCGGTGATGCTGGAAGATCATCAGCTTATCGAAAAGCTGGCCCACCAGAACCGTGAACGCATCCCCGAGCGGGTCGTGCACGCCAAGGGCTGGGGTCTGCAAGGCACGTTCACCGTGACCAAGGACATCACCAAGTATAGCTGTGCCAAGCTCTTTTCCGAGGTCGGCAAGCAGACCGAGGTGCTGTCGCGCTGGTCCACCGTGGCCGGCGAAAGTGGTGCCGCGGATGCCGAGCGTGACGTGCGGGGCTTCTCGCTGAAGTTTTACACCGAGGATGGGAACTGGGACATGGTGGGCAACAACACCCCCATTTTCTTTATCCGCGACGGGTACAAGTTTCCCGACTTCATCCGCACGCAAAAGCGCCACCCCAAGACCAACCTGCGTTCGCCCGAGGCGATGTTCGACTTCTGGTCGGCGCAGCCCGAAAGCGTGCATCAGGTGACGATCCTGATGTCGGACCGTGGTATCCCGCGCAGCCCGGCGCATATGAATGGCTATGGCAGCCACACGTTCTCGATGTGGACTGACAAGGGCGAGCGGCATTGGGTGAAGTTCCATTTCCGCACGCATCAGGGTCACGAGACGCTGTCCGACGCCAAGGCGGCCGAGATCATCGGGCACACGCGCGAAAGCTATCAGGAAGAGCTTTGGCACATGATCGAGGACGGCAACCATCCCAAGTGGACGCTGTTCATCCAGGTCATGACCGAAGAACAGGCGCTGGAGACCGAGTTCAACCCGTTCGACCTGACCAAGGTCTGGCCGCATGACGACTTTCCGCTGATTGAAGTGGGAGAGCTGGAAATGCACACCTTCCCCGAGAACTATTTCCAGCTGGTCGAGAATGCCGCCTACAGCCCGAACAACGTGGTGCCCGGAATCGGCTTTTCGCCGGACAAGATGCTGCAGGCGCGGCTCTTTGCCTACGCTGACGCGCACCGCTATCGCCTTGGCACGCATTACGAGGCGCTGCCCGCCAACGCCCCGAAAAACGCGGATGTGCGGCACTATCACAAGGACGGCGCGATGCGGTTCTTCACCAACGATTTCGGCAATCCGAATGCCTATTACGAGCCGAACCAGTATGACGGCCCGGTTGCCGACGAAAGCGCCGAAGAGCCGCCCTTGCGGATCGACCCCGAGGCCGTCGTGGGCCGGTTCAAGCAGGCGGAAAGCGACGTCGACTACGTGCAGCCCCGAAAGCTCTATGCCGAGGTGCTGAGCGATGCCGAGCGCGACCGCCTGCACAAGAACATGGCGGGGGGCATGGCACCCGTGTCGGAGGATGTGAAGGAACGCTGGCTTGCGGTCCTGAAGAAGGTACATCCCGACTATGAGGCGGGGGTGCGCAAGGCTCTGGAGAGCGGCAACCATGGCGAGCCGTCACTGCCAGTGACGGACGACACCCCGGTGGAAGCAGCCGAATAG
- a CDS encoding NAD-dependent succinate-semialdehyde dehydrogenase, with the protein MSKIETINPATAEKIADYETMSEAEAIEAVEACHAAFIEWREKSHDERGAVLKAIAEELRDNSDELSHLMTREMGKLLKDGKDEIELCAQIFEYTAEHGPGQLKDETRDLGDGNKGLVTYQPIGVVYSIQPWNFPMYQPVRVLAAALMAGNGCVLKHAEICTGSALRLREICIKAGLPKDIFRVLLIDHDTSDKVIEHDKVRGVTMTGSDGAGSHIGSVASKALKKTVLELGSNDAFLVLEDADVELAVKLSVQGRLYNNGQTCVNAKRFIVADKVYDQFVDAYVDAMSKINVGAPDDDDTELGPLSSQEQLETVMEQVEESVKKGAKILAGGKKLDRDGAYYPATVLGDVTPGMPAYDDEIFGPVASVIRAKDDEDAMRIANDSRYGLGGGIFSKDTERATEMAKKHFDTGMVRINSFGAAHPNMPFGGVKDSGYGREHGGFGVREFVNIKGIWLD; encoded by the coding sequence ATGTCCAAGATCGAGACCATCAATCCCGCAACCGCGGAGAAAATTGCCGACTACGAGACCATGAGCGAAGCCGAGGCCATCGAGGCGGTCGAGGCGTGTCATGCTGCCTTCATCGAGTGGCGTGAAAAAAGCCATGACGAGCGCGGCGCTGTGCTGAAAGCGATTGCCGAGGAACTGCGCGACAACTCCGACGAGCTGTCGCATTTGATGACCCGCGAGATGGGCAAGTTGCTGAAAGACGGCAAGGACGAGATCGAGCTGTGTGCGCAGATTTTCGAATACACCGCCGAACACGGGCCGGGCCAGCTGAAGGACGAAACCCGCGACTTGGGCGACGGCAACAAGGGGCTGGTCACGTATCAGCCGATCGGCGTGGTCTACTCGATCCAGCCGTGGAACTTTCCGATGTACCAGCCGGTTCGCGTGCTGGCCGCTGCATTGATGGCGGGCAATGGCTGTGTCCTGAAACATGCCGAGATCTGCACCGGCAGCGCCCTGCGCCTGCGGGAAATCTGCATCAAGGCAGGCTTGCCCAAGGATATCTTCCGCGTGCTTCTGATCGATCACGACACATCGGACAAGGTCATCGAGCATGACAAGGTGCGCGGCGTGACCATGACCGGCTCGGATGGCGCAGGCAGCCATATCGGCTCTGTCGCCAGCAAGGCGCTGAAGAAGACCGTGCTGGAGCTTGGGTCGAATGACGCGTTCCTGGTGCTGGAAGATGCGGACGTGGAATTGGCCGTGAAATTGTCGGTTCAGGGTCGGCTTTACAACAACGGTCAGACCTGCGTGAACGCCAAGCGGTTCATCGTGGCCGACAAGGTCTATGATCAGTTCGTCGATGCCTATGTCGATGCGATGTCCAAGATCAACGTTGGCGCCCCCGACGACGACGACACCGAACTTGGTCCGCTGAGCAGCCAGGAACAGCTTGAGACCGTCATGGAGCAGGTCGAAGAGAGCGTGAAGAAAGGCGCGAAGATCCTCGCCGGTGGCAAGAAGCTGGATCGGGACGGCGCCTATTATCCCGCGACCGTGCTGGGGGATGTCACCCCCGGAATGCCGGCCTATGACGACGAGATCTTCGGCCCCGTGGCCTCGGTCATCCGCGCCAAGGACGACGAGGACGCGATGCGCATCGCCAATGACAGCCGGTATGGCCTTGGCGGCGGCATCTTTTCGAAAGACACCGAGCGCGCGACCGAGATGGCGAAGAAGCATTTCGACACCGGCATGGTGCGGATCAACAGCTTTGGCGCGGCACACCCCAACATGCCGTTCGGCGGCGTCAAGGACTCGGGCTATGGCCGCGAGCATGGCGGCTTTGGCGTGCGTGAGTTCGTCAACATCAAGGGAATCTGGCTGGATTGA
- a CDS encoding putative DNA modification/repair radical SAM protein — MRKSLSDKLAILADAAKYDASCASSGTTRRDSRNGGIGSAGGSGICHAYTPDGRCISLLKILMTNFCIYDCAYCINRVSSGVERARFTPEEVVTLTLEFYRRNYIEGLFLSSGIIKSPDDTMADITRIARMLRQDHGFKGYIHLKTIPEASQELIDEAGRYADRLSVNIELPKDDSTRTLAPQKRPETIRAAMASVRLKQQASKERSHTGKRAPKFAPAGQSTQMIVGADGSNDKAILTTSSRLYTGYKLRRVYYSAFSPIPDSSAMLPLIKPPLVREHRLYQADWLLRFYGFDVDEITDVAPSGNLDLDIDPKLAWALAHRGQFPVDVNRAGRDVLLRVPGFGSKTVNRILAARRSGVLRYADLLRIGARMGMAKSFITTPDWSPAGLTDSVDLRARFAPAPEQLSLF; from the coding sequence ATGCGCAAATCACTTTCCGACAAGCTCGCCATCCTTGCCGACGCCGCGAAATACGACGCCTCCTGCGCGTCGTCCGGCACCACCCGCCGCGACAGCCGCAATGGCGGCATCGGCAGCGCGGGCGGCAGCGGCATCTGTCACGCCTACACCCCCGACGGGCGCTGCATCAGCCTGCTCAAGATCCTGATGACGAATTTCTGCATCTATGACTGCGCCTATTGCATCAACCGCGTCAGCAGCGGGGTAGAGCGGGCACGTTTCACCCCCGAAGAGGTCGTGACCCTGACGCTGGAATTCTACCGCCGCAATTACATCGAGGGTCTGTTCCTCAGCTCCGGCATCATCAAGAGCCCCGACGACACCATGGCCGACATCACCCGCATCGCCCGGATGCTGCGCCAGGATCATGGCTTCAAGGGGTACATCCACCTCAAGACCATCCCCGAGGCCAGCCAGGAGCTGATCGACGAGGCCGGGCGTTATGCCGACCGCCTGTCGGTCAATATCGAACTGCCCAAGGATGACAGCACCCGCACCCTTGCACCGCAGAAACGCCCCGAAACGATCCGCGCCGCCATGGCCTCTGTCCGGCTGAAACAGCAGGCCAGCAAGGAACGGTCGCACACCGGAAAACGCGCGCCGAAATTCGCCCCTGCCGGGCAGTCCACGCAGATGATCGTCGGCGCGGATGGCTCGAACGACAAGGCGATCCTGACGACCTCATCGCGCCTCTACACAGGCTACAAGCTGCGCCGTGTCTATTACTCGGCCTTCTCGCCCATCCCCGACAGCTCCGCCATGCTGCCGCTGATCAAGCCGCCCCTGGTGCGCGAACACCGGCTCTACCAGGCCGACTGGCTTTTGCGCTTCTACGGCTTCGACGTGGACGAGATCACCGATGTGGCGCCCTCGGGCAATCTCGACCTCGACATTGACCCGAAATTGGCTTGGGCGCTGGCGCATCGCGGGCAGTTCCCAGTCGACGTGAACCGCGCCGGGCGCGACGTGCTGCTGCGCGTTCCCGGTTTTGGCAGCAAGACTGTCAATCGCATTCTGGCCGCCCGCCGTTCGGGCGTCCTGCGTTATGCCGACCTTCTGCGCATCGGTGCGCGGATGGGCATGGCGAAATCCTTTATTACCACGCCGGACTGGTCCCCAGCCGGACTGACCGACAGCGTTGACCTGCGCGCCCGCTTCGCGCCCGCGCCGGAACAGCTGAGCCTCTTCTGA